The Erythrobacter aurantius genome includes a window with the following:
- a CDS encoding HD-GYP domain-containing protein, whose protein sequence is MLRKIERSELALGMFIVQFGGSWFNHPFWRSRFLIESGSDLEKVRRSSVPWVMIDDELGVAMPQPPSASDAGDPEPDQHSRIASSRRRPPVVRSVRHDPAIANRRRATALVSRSKDAMRRVYDDVRMGWSVNRAGVDGVVEEIVHTVGEDAKTLLSVTRLKTKDDYTYLHSVAVCTLMICIARHRGLDEATVRDLGLAGLLHDIGKIGIPDPILNKPDRLTDPEFEIVRNHPEHGFQLLAASPGISPTALDVCRHHHEKIDGTGYPFGLSGDQISLAARMGAVCDVFDALTSQRIYKQAWSAQAALTRMWRWRGHFDREMLADLMLVLHVFAEGLLVKLSDGRLALTLALAQDGIGQSVPLVAFHCGTRNAPITPRRLRIRSGDADLRVTSVEDPSDWGFADWDNIRAQILAGQTPVISQSKQTPLRLVRSGAD, encoded by the coding sequence ATGCTCCGCAAGATTGAACGCTCTGAGCTCGCACTGGGGATGTTTATTGTCCAGTTCGGCGGATCGTGGTTCAATCACCCGTTCTGGCGGAGCCGCTTCCTGATCGAGTCCGGGAGCGACCTCGAGAAGGTCCGGCGATCGAGTGTTCCGTGGGTGATGATTGACGATGAACTGGGCGTAGCCATGCCTCAGCCGCCATCGGCAAGCGATGCGGGAGATCCGGAGCCCGACCAACACTCACGCATCGCTTCCAGCCGTCGGCGTCCCCCCGTCGTGCGTTCTGTCCGTCATGATCCGGCAATAGCCAACCGTCGCCGAGCAACCGCGCTTGTGTCGCGATCCAAGGACGCCATGCGGCGTGTCTATGACGATGTGCGGATGGGCTGGTCGGTCAATCGCGCCGGCGTGGACGGAGTGGTTGAAGAAATCGTCCACACCGTCGGCGAAGATGCGAAAACGCTGTTGAGCGTAACCCGGCTCAAGACCAAGGACGACTACACCTATCTTCACTCCGTGGCGGTATGCACCTTGATGATCTGCATTGCGCGCCATCGCGGTCTGGATGAAGCCACGGTGCGTGATCTGGGTCTTGCCGGATTGCTGCACGATATCGGCAAGATCGGCATTCCGGACCCGATCCTCAACAAGCCGGACCGCCTGACCGACCCCGAATTCGAGATCGTGCGCAACCATCCTGAGCACGGATTTCAATTGCTTGCCGCTTCGCCCGGAATTTCACCAACTGCGCTTGATGTCTGCCGGCATCACCATGAGAAGATCGATGGCACAGGTTACCCCTTTGGCCTATCCGGCGATCAGATCTCGCTTGCGGCGCGCATGGGCGCGGTGTGCGACGTGTTCGACGCGCTGACTTCGCAGCGGATATACAAACAGGCATGGTCCGCGCAGGCCGCCTTGACCAGGATGTGGCGGTGGCGAGGGCACTTCGACCGCGAAATGCTCGCCGATCTGATGCTGGTGCTGCATGTCTTTGCCGAGGGCTTGCTGGTCAAGCTGTCTGACGGACGGCTCGCGCTGACGCTTGCGCTTGCACAGGACGGGATCGGGCAAAGCGTGCCGCTTGTCGCGTTTCATTGCGGAACAAGGAACGCGCCGATCACTCCACGCCGATTGCGGATCAGAAGCGGCGATGCCGACTTGCGCGTGACAAGTGTGGAAGACCCATCAGACTGGGGTTTTGCCGATTGGGACAACATCAGGGCACAGATTCTGGCCGGGCAGACCCCGGTGATCTCGCAGTCAAAACAAACCCCGCTTCGCTTGGTGCGAAGCGGGGCTGATTGA
- a CDS encoding superoxide dismutase — protein MAFKLIDLPYADTALAPAISAETLSFHHGKHHQTYIDKMNAAIEGTDHADASMESIVAASRGTNQGLFNNAAQSWNHAFYWHSMAASETAPSDELKAKIEEAFGSVDALKEQLKARGVGHFASGWVWLAEKDGKLSIEETHDGDTLADSDFNPLLTVDVWEHAYYLDHQNKRPAYLDAVVDGKLNWGFASENLARGTTWTYPA, from the coding sequence ATGGCTTTCAAACTTATCGACCTTCCCTATGCCGACACGGCGCTGGCTCCGGCGATTTCGGCAGAGACGCTGTCGTTCCACCACGGCAAGCACCACCAGACCTATATCGACAAGATGAACGCCGCGATCGAAGGCACCGATCACGCCGACGCTTCGATGGAATCGATCGTCGCGGCATCGCGCGGCACGAATCAGGGCCTGTTCAACAACGCCGCGCAAAGCTGGAACCACGCGTTCTACTGGCATTCGATGGCGGCCAGCGAAACCGCGCCTTCGGATGAACTCAAGGCCAAGATCGAGGAGGCTTTCGGCTCCGTCGACGCGCTCAAGGAACAGCTCAAGGCACGCGGCGTCGGCCATTTCGCCAGCGGCTGGGTGTGGCTCGCTGAAAAGGACGGCAAGCTGTCGATCGAGGAAACCCACGATGGCGACACTCTGGCGGACAGCGATTTCAACCCGCTGCTGACGGTGGACGTGTGGGAACACGCCTATTACCTCGATCACCAGAACAAGCGCCCGGCCTATCTCGACGCGGTTGTCGACGGAAAGCTGAACTGGGGTTTCGCATCCGAAAACCTCGCACGCGGCACGACCTGGACCTACCCGGCCTGA
- a CDS encoding S24/S26 family peptidase — translation MLGFSLVLVNGRTMGRVLPHRSLALFYRKRKVSKGDIVLVKHPEFGTVIKTCAAVTINGRYSLRGARPNAENEERLGAVEGTYIRGTLIATLFKGWTLKD, via the coding sequence TTGCTGGGCTTCAGCCTGGTGTTGGTGAACGGCCGGACAATGGGCCGTGTTCTGCCGCATCGTTCGCTTGCGCTGTTCTACCGCAAGCGGAAAGTGTCGAAGGGCGATATCGTCCTCGTCAAACATCCTGAATTCGGAACCGTCATAAAAACCTGTGCGGCCGTGACGATCAACGGCCGCTATTCGCTGCGCGGTGCACGCCCGAATGCCGAGAATGAAGAACGGCTGGGTGCGGTGGAAGGTACCTACATTCGCGGCACCCTGATCGCGACGCTGTTCAAGGGCTGGACGCTCAAGGATTAG
- a CDS encoding carotenoid oxygenase family protein: MTITRHPPVKTSLQPSNHPYLSGAWTPCHEEVDVDELEVIEGEIPADIDGIYLRNTENPVHQPLGRHHPFDGDAMVHQVSISGGKASYRNRFVRTHCFEAEQIAGQALWGGLMDPAGTSLRPGFGAHGGLKDTGSTDIIVHAGVAYATLYQCGEAWMLDPVTLENLGKAPWGPLDGVSAHPKVDEETGELMFFNYSKHAPFMHYGVVDRAGKLVHYVPIPLPGPRLPHDMAITKNWSILNDMPLFWDEALLERNIHAARLHEGVPTRFALIPRHGQPQDIRWFEASPTYVLHWTNAYEDGDEVVLEGYYQDKPMPDPIEEAGQYSHMMAYVDEHSFQCRLHRWRFNLATGECTEERLSDRIVEFGMINPDYLMKKSRYIWSTTTRPGWFLFNGYVRHDTQTGEEQVYTLPDGVYASESPMVPRKPTSGSEAVAREDSGYLVTFLIDENTGTSELAILDASDVTKGPICRARLPHKISSGVHSTWVEHSQLRADAQFRRSRLAA; encoded by the coding sequence ATGACGATCACGCGCCACCCGCCGGTAAAGACCAGCCTGCAACCTTCGAACCACCCCTATCTCTCGGGCGCGTGGACCCCGTGCCACGAAGAGGTGGACGTTGACGAGCTGGAGGTGATCGAAGGCGAAATCCCGGCGGATATCGACGGCATCTACCTGCGCAACACCGAAAACCCGGTGCATCAGCCGCTGGGCCGGCATCACCCGTTTGACGGTGACGCGATGGTGCATCAGGTCAGCATCAGCGGAGGCAAGGCGAGCTATCGCAACCGCTTTGTCCGCACGCATTGTTTCGAGGCGGAACAGATCGCCGGGCAGGCGCTGTGGGGCGGGTTGATGGACCCTGCGGGGACCAGCCTGCGCCCTGGCTTTGGCGCGCATGGCGGGCTGAAAGACACGGGCAGCACCGACATCATCGTCCACGCCGGGGTCGCCTATGCCACGCTGTATCAATGCGGCGAGGCATGGATGCTCGATCCGGTGACGCTCGAAAACCTAGGTAAGGCGCCGTGGGGGCCGCTCGACGGGGTTTCCGCCCATCCCAAGGTGGATGAGGAAACGGGCGAACTGATGTTCTTCAACTATTCGAAGCACGCGCCCTTCATGCATTACGGCGTGGTCGATCGGGCGGGTAAACTGGTCCATTACGTCCCCATTCCCCTGCCCGGTCCGCGCCTGCCGCATGACATGGCGATCACCAAGAACTGGTCGATCCTCAACGACATGCCATTATTCTGGGACGAGGCGCTGCTGGAGCGGAACATCCACGCCGCGCGCCTGCACGAAGGGGTGCCGACCCGTTTCGCGCTGATCCCGCGCCACGGCCAGCCACAGGACATCCGCTGGTTCGAAGCCTCACCCACCTATGTCCTGCACTGGACCAACGCCTATGAAGACGGCGACGAGGTCGTGCTCGAAGGGTATTATCAGGACAAACCGATGCCCGATCCGATCGAGGAAGCGGGGCAGTACAGCCACATGATGGCCTATGTCGACGAACACAGTTTCCAGTGCCGCCTGCACCGCTGGCGGTTCAATCTGGCGACGGGCGAATGCACCGAAGAACGGCTGTCGGACAGGATTGTCGAATTCGGGATGATCAACCCCGATTACCTGATGAAAAAGAGCCGCTACATCTGGTCCACCACCACCCGGCCCGGCTGGTTCCTGTTCAACGGCTATGTCCGCCACGACACGCAAACGGGGGAGGAACAGGTCTACACCCTGCCCGACGGCGTTTACGCCAGCGAAAGCCCGATGGTGCCGCGCAAACCCACATCAGGCAGCGAAGCGGTGGCGCGAGAAGACTCCGGCTATCTCGTCACCTTCCTGATCGACGAGAACACCGGCACGTCAGAGCTTGCCATCCTGGACGCAAGTGATGTGACGAAAGGGCCGATATGCCGCGCCCGCCTGCCGCACAAGATTTCGAGCGGGGTGCATTCGACCTGGGTGGAGCATTCGCAATTGCGGGCGGATGCGCAATTCAGGCGTTCGAGGCTCGCCGCCTGA
- a CDS encoding universal stress protein has product MKSILLHIDGDSCMEARLQAAMDIARATDGHITCLQAVSFDVFAPGDFYGSAMAAAMPVIKQAAEELRAKIEADLANEDVSWEWRFLYGMAEQRLLEQSALHDVIIVGPHDIGEEGARGPSGMAGELAIRAPVPVLVVPQHVKRLDVSAPVLIAWNGSAEACVALRAAVPLLALSSKVYLASVAEEDEKNRFDFPPTEGAKYLSRHGIDCEVVEIPRGKAKIADTLASAAQMRDCGVMVMGAYGHSRLSEMLLGGVTRKILSDPDLPVFMAH; this is encoded by the coding sequence ATGAAATCGATCCTGCTTCATATCGACGGTGACAGCTGCATGGAGGCGCGGCTTCAGGCGGCGATGGACATTGCCCGTGCGACAGACGGCCACATCACCTGCCTGCAAGCCGTCAGCTTTGACGTGTTCGCGCCGGGCGATTTCTATGGCTCGGCGATGGCGGCGGCGATGCCGGTGATCAAACAGGCAGCCGAGGAACTGCGCGCCAAGATCGAGGCCGACCTCGCGAACGAGGATGTCTCGTGGGAATGGCGCTTCCTCTATGGCATGGCCGAACAACGCCTGCTCGAACAATCGGCGCTGCATGATGTCATCATTGTCGGCCCGCACGACATTGGCGAGGAGGGTGCCCGTGGCCCATCCGGCATGGCGGGTGAACTGGCGATCCGTGCGCCCGTGCCGGTGCTGGTCGTGCCCCAGCATGTGAAACGCCTCGACGTTTCCGCTCCGGTGCTGATCGCGTGGAACGGCTCTGCCGAAGCCTGCGTCGCGCTGCGCGCCGCAGTGCCGTTGCTGGCGTTGTCGTCCAAGGTGTATCTCGCCAGCGTGGCCGAGGAAGACGAGAAGAACCGTTTCGACTTCCCGCCGACCGAAGGCGCGAAATACCTCAGCCGCCACGGGATCGACTGCGAAGTCGTCGAAATCCCGCGCGGCAAGGCGAAGATCGCCGATACGCTCGCGTCAGCCGCGCAGATGCGCGATTGCGGGGTGATGGTGATGGGCGCCTATGGCCATTCGCGGCTGTCGGAAATGCTGTTGGGCGGCGTCACCCGCAAGATCCTGAGCGATCCGGATTTGCCGGTCTTCATGGCTCACTGA
- a CDS encoding DUF885 family protein, whose amino-acid sequence MRLFLALPITALLLAGAVPVPVAHAQPQTAASDTGMPAEYADLIALHDELQAYMVPGFTAGVVLDSGARVGEVYADALMAEKLAGLDAFEARLAAMDVAAWPRAAQVDFLAVKSILNGYRFNLEVLRPWKRDPGFYLDPLMRVAFTEVDEDGDDVTALRARLRSVPPMLAAARANLTEVAGDFADLALHNLENSDGVNHYHPYRAVPPAGIIGWYDDLLERARAQRPEIVEEVLAARAALVEFRDWLRADRAGMTAPAGVGAARYDWFIRHVRMIPISASEMVTLATREHERMTAALALLRHRNRDLPPIELSQSTEEQRAKIAATDRIVRDWLVREEIITIPDFVGELGSNTPYIERPTGPNFWEQIQFRDPIPDHVHAVIPGHRFNAVLAARDTRPIRGSYSDGGRAEGWATYLEEATMLAGGTVHSPRADEFMMLFGIFRAARVPADVYMQHNRWNVREAVDFMRAKTEWLDEDVARVDAEIYLRRPPGYGVAYTIGKLQMDALLADRASQLSSDFVLKDFHDQFMASGRLPIALVRYEMTGLDDEVALFWTTPPIPPADQ is encoded by the coding sequence ATGCGTTTGTTCCTTGCCCTGCCCATCACCGCGCTGCTGCTGGCGGGTGCCGTACCAGTTCCCGTAGCTCACGCTCAGCCGCAAACCGCAGCCTCAGACACCGGAATGCCCGCCGAATATGCCGATCTGATCGCCCTGCATGATGAATTGCAGGCCTATATGGTCCCCGGCTTTACTGCGGGCGTGGTGCTCGATTCCGGTGCGCGCGTGGGTGAGGTCTATGCCGATGCGCTGATGGCGGAAAAGCTCGCAGGGCTGGACGCGTTCGAAGCGCGGCTGGCGGCGATGGATGTGGCCGCATGGCCGCGCGCGGCGCAGGTCGATTTCCTCGCGGTGAAATCGATCCTCAACGGATACCGTTTCAATCTGGAAGTGCTGCGCCCGTGGAAACGCGATCCGGGCTTTTACCTCGATCCGCTGATGCGCGTCGCCTTTACCGAGGTGGATGAGGACGGCGACGATGTGACCGCCCTGCGCGCGCGGCTGCGTTCGGTTCCGCCGATGCTGGCCGCCGCACGTGCCAATCTGACCGAGGTGGCGGGCGATTTCGCCGATCTGGCGCTGCACAATCTCGAAAACAGCGACGGGGTGAACCACTACCACCCCTATCGCGCGGTGCCTCCGGCTGGGATCATCGGCTGGTATGACGATCTGCTGGAGCGCGCGCGGGCGCAGCGCCCTGAAATCGTCGAGGAAGTGCTGGCGGCGCGTGCGGCGCTGGTCGAATTCCGCGACTGGCTGCGCGCCGACCGGGCCGGAATGACGGCGCCCGCAGGCGTGGGCGCGGCGCGATACGACTGGTTCATCCGCCATGTCCGCATGATCCCGATCAGCGCCAGCGAAATGGTGACGCTGGCAACGCGTGAGCATGAGCGGATGACGGCGGCGCTCGCCCTGCTGCGCCATCGCAACCGAGACCTGCCGCCGATCGAATTGTCGCAAAGCACGGAGGAACAGCGCGCCAAGATCGCCGCGACAGACCGGATCGTGCGCGACTGGCTGGTGCGCGAAGAAATCATCACCATCCCCGATTTCGTCGGCGAGCTGGGCAGCAACACGCCCTATATCGAGCGCCCCACGGGGCCGAATTTCTGGGAGCAGATCCAGTTCCGCGACCCGATCCCCGATCATGTTCATGCCGTGATCCCCGGCCACCGTTTCAACGCCGTACTGGCCGCGCGCGACACCCGCCCGATCCGGGGAAGCTACAGCGATGGCGGACGCGCCGAAGGCTGGGCGACCTATCTCGAAGAAGCGACGATGCTGGCAGGCGGCACCGTCCATTCACCCCGCGCGGATGAATTCATGATGCTGTTCGGCATTTTCCGCGCCGCGCGCGTCCCCGCCGATGTCTACATGCAGCACAACCGCTGGAACGTGCGTGAGGCGGTCGATTTCATGCGCGCCAAGACCGAATGGCTGGACGAGGACGTCGCCCGCGTCGATGCCGAAATCTACCTGCGTCGCCCGCCGGGCTATGGCGTCGCCTACACCATCGGCAAACTGCAGATGGACGCGTTACTGGCAGACCGGGCAAGCCAGCTGAGCAGCGACTTCGTGCTGAAGGACTTCCACGATCAGTTCATGGCGAGCGGTCGCCTGCCGATCGCGCTGGTGCGATACGAGATGACCGGGCTCGACGACGAGGTCGCGTTGTTCTGGACCACGCCGCCGATCCCGCCAGCCGATCAGTGA
- a CDS encoding PAN/Apple domain-containing protein, translated as MFLDLERIFSFHWRSWRCASGSRTGRLQQCWRRGRRAMPRIIGQKIIVIISGAIALAGLVGYNISGVSAQGLSDYLHFPGTSIPGHNITSISGQTPSSCARACDANSRCISFDIDRSGTCYLQDADRRSAEITNSDTYDYYERRRATSGSVAGYQCFDGKTIPGRNIQTLSGQTRASCAAACDGNNRCKSFDIDAQGNCWLQDADRSDVELSNSGTYDYCERPMQAGTSVPKQVSAIGEQVAEIWNSAGCGYTDSSPLQLASLTTINRLDLWYNWASGESSTGYEILAPDGSVVHRGTLERKSCDPYQQSWCVAGDTPGVTLPRGNYRVKVPRERVCQNSASNGRGFIQAWGDSGGSSVSRPAANTASGAPARSSAPSATPRIPSPSRSSPAPSEATPAGLNGFVCVLDVSIPGRNIRSLSGQTYRSCAIACRNQAGCKSFDIDRGGTCYLQDADSDDVKPVRSTDYDFCQPLSG; from the coding sequence ATGTTCCTCGATCTGGAGCGCATATTTTCCTTTCATTGGAGGAGTTGGCGTTGCGCGTCCGGGTCGCGCACGGGAAGGCTGCAGCAATGCTGGCGAAGAGGGAGAAGGGCAATGCCTCGAATCATCGGTCAGAAGATCATCGTCATCATTAGCGGCGCAATCGCACTTGCAGGTCTGGTCGGCTACAATATCTCAGGCGTTTCAGCTCAGGGATTATCCGACTATCTGCATTTCCCGGGAACGAGCATTCCCGGACACAATATCACCTCGATCAGCGGGCAGACACCGTCATCCTGCGCAAGGGCCTGCGATGCCAATTCGCGCTGTATTTCTTTCGATATCGACCGTTCGGGAACATGCTATCTTCAGGATGCGGACCGTCGCAGCGCCGAAATCACCAATTCCGATACCTACGACTATTATGAGCGTCGGCGGGCCACGTCAGGTTCGGTTGCCGGCTATCAATGCTTTGATGGAAAAACCATTCCCGGGCGCAACATTCAGACCTTGTCAGGCCAGACCCGGGCAAGCTGTGCTGCGGCCTGCGACGGTAACAACCGGTGCAAGTCCTTCGATATCGATGCGCAGGGCAATTGCTGGTTGCAGGACGCAGACCGGTCGGATGTCGAACTCAGCAACAGCGGGACTTACGATTATTGCGAAAGACCCATGCAAGCAGGTACGTCCGTGCCAAAACAAGTGTCGGCGATCGGTGAGCAGGTAGCAGAGATCTGGAACTCTGCCGGCTGTGGCTATACCGATTCATCGCCGCTGCAGCTCGCTTCTCTGACAACCATCAACCGGCTCGACCTTTGGTACAATTGGGCGTCCGGCGAAAGCTCGACCGGATACGAAATTCTCGCTCCCGATGGCTCAGTGGTTCATCGTGGCACGCTGGAGCGAAAGAGCTGCGATCCCTATCAGCAATCCTGGTGCGTTGCGGGCGATACGCCGGGTGTCACGCTTCCAAGGGGTAACTACCGGGTCAAAGTGCCTCGCGAGCGCGTTTGCCAGAACAGCGCGAGCAATGGCCGCGGCTTTATCCAGGCTTGGGGTGACAGCGGCGGATCGAGCGTGTCGCGTCCTGCTGCGAACACGGCTTCAGGTGCGCCTGCAAGGTCGTCCGCACCCTCAGCTACGCCACGCATCCCGTCGCCAAGTCGATCATCGCCCGCACCAAGCGAGGCAACGCCCGCAGGCTTGAACGGATTTGTATGCGTGCTCGACGTATCAATTCCGGGGCGCAATATCCGTAGCCTGTCGGGTCAGACCTATCGTTCCTGCGCGATAGCCTGTCGCAATCAGGCAGGGTGCAAGTCGTTCGACATTGATCGCGGCGGAACCTGCTATCTGCAGGATGCCGACAGCGATGACGTGAAACCCGTCAGGAGCACGGATTACGATTTCTGCCAGCCGCTGTCGGGCTGA